In Devosia beringensis, a single window of DNA contains:
- the pal gene encoding peptidoglycan-associated lipoprotein Pal, translated as MLLFVVAIAACSRTPNTLPTGVGNLGPGGGAPGSQQEFLVSVGDRVFFTTDSSSLTPEASATLDKQAAWLNQYQNYRIMIEGHADERGTREYNIALGARRSSVVVNYLVSRGVGQQRITSQSFGKERPVAICNDISCWSQNRRAVTVVQ; from the coding sequence ATGCTGCTTTTCGTCGTGGCGATCGCGGCCTGTTCGCGTACGCCCAACACGCTGCCGACCGGCGTGGGCAATCTCGGGCCTGGCGGCGGTGCTCCCGGCAGCCAGCAGGAATTCCTGGTGTCGGTCGGCGATCGCGTGTTCTTCACCACTGATTCGAGCTCGCTGACCCCCGAGGCCTCCGCCACGCTGGACAAGCAGGCCGCCTGGCTCAACCAGTACCAGAACTACCGCATCATGATCGAAGGCCATGCCGACGAGCGCGGCACGCGCGAATACAATATCGCCCTGGGCGCCCGTCGTTCATCGGTGGTCGTGAACTACCTGGTGTCGCGTGGCGTGGGCCAGCAGCGCATTACCAGCCAGTCCTTCGGCAAGGAACGCCCCGTGGCGATCTGCAACGACATTTCGTGCTGGAGCCAGAACCGCCGCGCGGTCACCGTCGTCCAGTAG
- the tolB gene encoding Tol-Pal system beta propeller repeat protein TolB, translating to MNLLTRRHALKLGLAGGALLASTSLTLAQLRIVVEGANFQPLPIAIPDFASSDPAFGTEIAEIVRNNLRRSGLFLPLDPATLPVQVGDVTAEPDFVTWRTANVDALVMGAVERGGQISSSVRVWDTQQAAQVVGQSYNTDANSSRRVAHIISDAIYQSLAGGTGYFDTRVIYVAESGPKANRVRRLAIMDQDGANVQYLTDGSTMALTPRFSPNGDMVTYMNFADGNPQVYLLQLSTGQQQRLADVGAMTFAPRFSPDGGTVAFSVEQGGSTNIYTTSINGGSPLQLTSGTAIDTGPSYSPDGSRLVFESDRGGSPQIYMMGAGGGTPQRVSFGQGSYSTPVWAPTGDLIAFTRQSGGQFNIGIMNADGSGERMLYTSFHAEGPSWAPNGRVIMFFQDPGGNDGPKLMSVDIWGRNLLTIPTESYASDPAWSGLRA from the coding sequence ATGAACCTGCTTACCCGGCGCCATGCGCTCAAACTCGGCCTGGCCGGTGGCGCGCTGCTGGCAAGCACCTCGCTCACCCTGGCGCAATTGCGTATCGTGGTGGAGGGCGCCAATTTCCAGCCCCTGCCGATCGCCATCCCCGATTTCGCTTCGTCCGACCCGGCCTTTGGCACGGAAATCGCCGAGATCGTGCGCAACAATCTGCGCCGCTCCGGGCTGTTCCTGCCGCTCGACCCGGCGACGCTGCCGGTGCAGGTGGGCGATGTCACTGCCGAGCCCGATTTTGTCACCTGGCGCACCGCCAATGTCGATGCCCTGGTGATGGGCGCGGTTGAGCGCGGCGGTCAGATCTCCTCGTCGGTGCGCGTCTGGGATACCCAGCAGGCGGCCCAGGTGGTCGGCCAGAGCTACAATACCGACGCCAATTCCAGCCGTCGCGTGGCCCATATCATTTCGGACGCCATCTATCAGTCGCTGGCCGGCGGCACGGGCTATTTCGATACCCGCGTCATCTATGTGGCCGAAAGCGGCCCCAAGGCCAACCGCGTGCGTCGCCTGGCCATCATGGATCAGGACGGCGCCAATGTGCAGTACCTGACCGATGGCAGCACCATGGCGCTGACGCCGCGCTTCTCGCCCAATGGCGACATGGTCACCTATATGAACTTTGCCGATGGCAATCCGCAGGTCTATCTGCTGCAACTGTCGACCGGCCAGCAGCAGCGGCTCGCCGATGTCGGCGCCATGACCTTTGCGCCACGCTTTTCGCCCGATGGCGGCACGGTGGCCTTTTCGGTGGAGCAGGGCGGCTCGACCAATATCTATACGACCAGCATCAATGGCGGGTCGCCGCTGCAGCTGACCTCTGGCACGGCGATCGATACCGGTCCGTCCTACTCGCCCGATGGCAGCCGGCTGGTGTTCGAGAGCGATCGCGGCGGCTCGCCGCAGATCTACATGATGGGCGCAGGCGGCGGCACGCCGCAGCGCGTCAGCTTCGGCCAGGGCAGCTATTCCACCCCGGTCTGGGCGCCGACCGGCGATCTCATCGCCTTCACGCGGCAGTCGGGCGGCCAGTTCAATATCGGCATCATGAATGCCGACGGTTCGGGCGAGCGCATGCTCTATACCAGCTTTCATGCCGAGGGCCCGAGCTGGGCGCCCAATGGCCGGGTCATCATGTTCTTCCAGGATCCGGGCGGCAATGACGGCCCCAAGCTGATGAGCGTCGACATCTGGGGCCGCAACCTGCTGACCATCCCCACCGAGAGCTATGCCTCCGACCCGGCCTGGTCCGGCCTGCGGGCTTAA